In a single window of the Bacteroidota bacterium genome:
- a CDS encoding UbiD family decarboxylase, translating into MSYASLRACVEDLERHGHLIRIREEVDPYLEMAAIHLRVHEAGGPALLFENVKGSAFPAVSNLFGTIERSRFMFRHSLDAVQKLVALRSDPMQALRKPLQHLGVPFTALKALPRKARLSVPVAEMQTQISKLPQIHHWPMDGGPFVTLPIVYTEDIDRPGVMRSNIGMYRIQLGGNEYVQDKEIGLHYQLHRGIGVHQTKANAKGQPLKVSIFVGGPPALTFGAVMPLPEGLSELTFAGVLGGRRFRYAYRDGFCLAADADFVITGEVYPGENKPEGPFGDHLGYYSLKHDFPLMRVHKVYHRRDAIWPFTVVGRPPQEDTSFGALVHELTGNAIPDEIPGLKAVHAVDAAGVHPLLLAIGSERYTPYLPTRRPAEIITQANAILGFGQLSLAKYLFICAGEDNPQLNIHHVVPYFTHLLSRIDYTRDLHFHTQTSIDTLDYSGTGLNTGSKVVFAAAGNPVRELCTEAPALQLPTGFEGCGLAIPGVLTVQGPKFSTYENATRELAVLTDALSTQPLEKAAMIVLCDDARFTAATVNNWLWVTFTRSNPSHDIYGVNAFTEHKHWGCHGPVVIDARIKPHHAPPVEKDAAVEKRIDRLFVKGGPLHGKIK; encoded by the coding sequence ATGAGTTACGCCAGTTTAAGAGCCTGTGTGGAAGATTTGGAGCGGCACGGCCACCTGATTCGCATACGCGAAGAGGTGGATCCTTATCTTGAAATGGCTGCCATTCATTTACGTGTACACGAAGCGGGCGGCCCTGCGTTGCTGTTTGAAAACGTGAAAGGTTCGGCTTTTCCGGCTGTATCTAATTTATTTGGCACTATTGAACGGAGCCGTTTTATGTTTCGCCATTCGCTGGATGCGGTGCAGAAATTGGTGGCGCTCCGGTCAGACCCGATGCAGGCCTTGCGTAAACCGTTGCAGCATTTGGGCGTGCCGTTTACCGCATTAAAAGCCCTGCCGCGTAAAGCGCGACTGAGTGTGCCGGTGGCCGAAATGCAAACGCAGATTTCGAAACTGCCGCAAATACACCACTGGCCCATGGACGGCGGCCCGTTTGTGACCCTGCCCATTGTATATACCGAAGACATAGACCGTCCGGGCGTGATGCGTTCGAACATAGGCATGTACCGCATACAGCTTGGCGGCAACGAGTATGTGCAGGACAAGGAAATAGGCCTGCACTACCAGTTGCACCGCGGCATAGGTGTGCACCAGACCAAGGCCAATGCCAAAGGCCAGCCGCTGAAAGTGAGCATTTTTGTGGGCGGTCCGCCCGCGCTTACGTTTGGCGCGGTAATGCCCCTGCCCGAAGGCCTGTCGGAACTTACGTTTGCGGGCGTGCTGGGTGGCCGCCGTTTCCGCTACGCCTACCGCGATGGTTTTTGTTTGGCGGCCGATGCCGACTTTGTAATTACCGGCGAAGTATATCCGGGCGAAAACAAGCCCGAAGGTCCGTTTGGCGACCACCTGGGCTACTACAGCCTGAAGCATGATTTTCCGCTGATGCGTGTACACAAAGTGTATCACCGCCGCGATGCGATATGGCCGTTTACGGTGGTGGGCCGTCCGCCGCAGGAAGACACCAGCTTTGGCGCCTTGGTGCATGAGCTTACTGGAAATGCCATACCCGACGAGATTCCCGGTCTGAAAGCCGTGCATGCGGTGGATGCGGCCGGTGTACACCCTTTGCTGCTGGCTATTGGCAGCGAGCGCTACACGCCTTACCTGCCCACGCGGCGGCCGGCCGAGATTATTACGCAGGCCAATGCGATACTTGGATTCGGGCAGCTTTCGCTGGCGAAGTATTTGTTTATTTGCGCAGGCGAAGACAATCCGCAGCTCAACATTCACCACGTGGTGCCCTACTTCACACATTTGCTGAGCCGCATTGACTACACGCGCGACCTGCATTTCCACACGCAAACCAGCATAGATACGCTCGACTACAGCGGCACCGGGCTGAACACGGGAAGCAAAGTGGTATTTGCCGCTGCCGGCAACCCTGTGCGTGAGCTTTGTACTGAAGCGCCCGCCCTGCAATTGCCCACGGGCTTTGAAGGCTGCGGGCTGGCCATTCCCGGCGTACTTACCGTGCAGGGCCCGAAGTTCAGCACCTACGAAAACGCCACCCGCGAACTGGCCGTGCTTACCGATGCGCTAAGCACACAACCGCTTGAAAAAGCTGCCATGATTGTGCTTTGCGACGATGCGCGGTTTACGGCAGCCACGGTAAACAACTGGCTCTGGGTAACGTTTACACGCAGCAACCCATCGCACGATATTTATGGCGTAAATGCCTTTACCGAGCATAAACACTGGGGCTGCCACGGCCCGGTGGTAATTGATGCGCGGATAAAGCCGCACCATGCCCCGCCGGTGGAGAAGGATGCTGCGGTGGAAAAGCGGATTGACCGGTTGTTTGTGAAGGGTGGCCCTTTGCACGGGAAGATTAAATGA